A stretch of Brassica napus cultivar Da-Ae chromosome C6, Da-Ae, whole genome shotgun sequence DNA encodes these proteins:
- the LOC106404686 gene encoding 60S ribosomal protein L16-like, mitochondrial, whose amino-acid sequence MTQSVWYHWDPSSSRLIIFYLRAWRTRPDLKMRTFLINHAKTLADQTRRQPHASRRLLSLLPSSSASSPLLTLSRFLYATLDMSASDSTSSLLVSINPKGIKGLHRTIAAEIESRDGFNLPQKAAEPSKTTPDAFHCKSPRFGQVPGTWHFRHTILPQQENKVPAAVNRHREMHSSSGKSPAAAKQPAAKSAKKVSSKSSKKKPAKSAGGGKGSSGTLFPKRSKFPKHHRGRLRGISSGDNRICFGRYALRTLAPAWITSRQMEAARRAMVRHVPRSAKIWIRMFPDKAVTGRPCEVRMGGGKGPQEYWVAVVQPGKILYEMAGVPESVARKAITVGASKMPIKTQFIFNEKTI is encoded by the exons ATGACGCAGTCAGTGTGGTACCATTGGGACCCTTCGTCCTCgcgattaattattttttaccttAGGGCTTGGAGAACACGTCCTGATCTCAAGATGCGGACATTCTTGATCAACCACGCTAAAACCCTCGCCGACCAAACTCGTCGTCAACCTCACGCAAGCCGACGCTTACTCTCTCTTCTTCCATCTTCGTCAGCATcatctcctcttcttactcTGTCTCGTTTCTTGTATGCCACTTTGGATATGTCTGCTTCTGATTCCACTTCATCTCTTCTTGTCTCCATCAATCCGAAG GGTATCAAGGGTTTGCATCGCACAATTGCAGCTGAAATAGAATCCCGTGATGGTTTTAATCTTCCTCAAAAGGCAGCCGAACCTTCAAAGACCACACCAGATGCTTTCCACTGTAAAAGCCCTCGCTTCGgacag GTTCCTGGAACATGGCACTTCAGACACACAATCCTTCCGCAACAAGAAAACAAGGTTCCAGCCGCAGTGAATCGTCACAGAGAGATGCACAGCAGCTCCGGTAAGAGTCCAGCCGCCGCCAAGCAACCCGCGGCCAAGAGTGCCAAAAAGGTTTCCTCCAAGAGCTCCAAAAAGAAACCCGCCAAGAGCGCCGGCGGCGGCAAGGGCTCCTCCGGCACATTGTTTCCGAAACGTAGCAAGTTCCCTAAACACCACCGAGGAAGACTAAGAGGTATATCTTCAGGCGATAATCGTATCTGTTTCGGAAGATACGCGCTTCGAACACTTGCACCGGCCTGGATCACGTCTAGGCAGATGGAAGCGGCGAGACGAGCCATGGTGCGGCACGTGCCGCGTAGCGCGAAGATTTGGATACGTATGTTTCCGGACAAGGCGGTTACGGGGAGACCGTGCGAGGTACGTATGGGTGGTGGGAAAGGACCTCAGGAGTATTGGGTCGCTGTGGTTCAGCCAGGTAAGATTCTTTATGAGATGGCTGGTGTGCCCGAAAGTGTAGCTAGAAAAGCTATTACAGTAGGTGCTTCCAAAATGCCTATAAAGACTCAgttcattttt